One genomic segment of Chelmon rostratus isolate fCheRos1 chromosome 22, fCheRos1.pri, whole genome shotgun sequence includes these proteins:
- the LOC121625452 gene encoding nuclear factor 7, ovary-like: protein MASRSEMDLSCPVCRDIYKDPVTLSCKHSFCKDCLLKFWAAEQTSECPVCKRRSSMELPPFSLALRSRCEAFLQAEAAAAESKQLCSLHAEKLDVFCVDDQQLVCSVCRDSGAHGDHRFQPVDEAALDSKRTLQASLTPLRAKLRLMHQAKGDCDQTAEHIKVQAESTVRRIKEAFQKLHQFLEEEEEARMVALRVEEEEKSWRMKEKIGALSREIAALSDTIRATEEKLRAEDASFLRDYEATAERVRQQPLPRDPELVPGALIDVAKHLGNLTYNIWNKMKEMVSYSPVILDPNTAHPDLILSEDLTSAAQGQRKQQLPDNPERIDHFISAVGSEGFNSGAHSWEVEVGDNAAFVLGVLTESIQRKGIIWSGLWRLMFCGGEYKALSPSDTGSDVSVMKNPRRIRVHLDWDSGQLSFSDPDTNTHMHTFTHTFTDRLFPYVSTWSEVPLKIVAMKVSAGVEQHSYRNESNGEVDVSNKL from the coding sequence atgGCTTCCAGATCGGAGATGGacctctcctgtcctgtctgtcGAGACATTTATAAAGATCCGGTCACCCTGTCGTGTAAACACAGCTTCTGTAAAGACTGTCTGCTGAAGTTCTGGGCAGCTGAGCAAACCTCTGAGTGTCCGGTCTGTAAGAGAAGGTCTTCAATGGAGTTGCCTCCTTTTTCCTTAGCATTGAGGAGCCGCTGTGAGGCCTTCCTAcaggctgaagctgctgcagcagagtcaaagcagctctgcagtctgcACGCAGAGAAACTCGAcgtcttctgtgtggatgatCAGCAGCTCGTGTGCAGCGTCTGCAGAGATTCGGGCGCGCACGGCGACCACAGATTCCAACCTGTTGACGAAGCGGCGCTGGACAGCAAGAGAACGCTTCAGGCTTCCTTAACGCCACTGCGAGCTAAACTGAGGCTCATGCATCAAGCTAAAGGAGACTGCGATCAAACAGCCGAGCACATTAAAGTCCAGGCAGAAAGCACAGTGAGGAGGATTAAAGAGGCGTTCCAGAAGCTTCACCAGTTTctagaagaggaggaggaggcccgGATGGTTGCgctgagggtggaggaggaggagaagagttggaggatgaaggagaagaTTGGGGCTCTGAGCAGAGAGATAGCAGCTCTTTCGGACACcatcagagccacagaggagaagctgagggCTGAAGACGCCTCATTCCTGCGGGACTACGAGGCTACAGCGGAGAGAGTCCGGCAGCAACCTTTGCCCAGAGATCCAGAGCTGGTCCCAGGAGCCCTGATCGACGTGGCCAAACATCTAGGCAACCTGACCTACAACATCTGGAACAAGATGAAGGAGATGGTCTCCTACAGCCCTGTGATTCTGGATCCGAACACCGCTCATCCAGACCTCATCCTGTCAGAAGATCTGACCAGCGCGGCACAGGggcagagaaagcagcagctgcccGACAACCCGGAGAGGATCGACCACTTCATCTCCGCTGTGGGCTCCGAGGGCTTTAACTCTGGGGCTCACAGCTGGGAGGTGGAGGTCGGAGACAACGCCGCCTTCGTTCTGGGTGTGTTAACAGAGTCGATCCAGAGGAAAGGAATCATATGGTCCGGACTGTGGAGGTTGATGTTCTGCGGTGGTGAATACAAAGCACTGTCGCCATCAGACACAGGATCTGATGTGTCAGTGATGAAGAACCCCAGGAGGATCCGAGTGCACCTGGACTGGGACAGTGGACAGCTGTCGTTTTCAGATCCcgacacgaacacacacatgcacaccttcacacacaccttcactgaCAGGCTGTTTCCATATGTTAGCACCTGGAGTGAAGTCCCACTAAAGATCGTAGCGATGAAGGTCTCTGCAGGAGTGGAACAGCACAGCTACAGAAATGAGAGCAATGGTGAAGTTGATGTTTCAAACAAGCTGTGA
- the kcnj8 gene encoding ATP-sensitive inward rectifier potassium channel 8, whose product MLARKSIIPEEFGLPGLVSRMPRKPVFRDRVNKARFIAKNGSCNLAHKNIREQGRFLQDVFTTLVDLKWRFTLVIFTTTFVSSWLLFAMSWWLVAFAHGDLDPERQNGTHCVTDVKSFTSAFLFSIEVQVTIGFGGRMITEQCPTAITVLIMQNIVGLIINAVMLGCIFMKTAQSNRRAETLIFSRHAVIAVRNNRLCFMIRIGDLRKSMIIGATVRLQVVRKTTTPEGEVIPIHQIDVQTESAVASNSLFLLAPLIICHVIDKNSPLYDLSAMELQCSDLEVIVILEGVVETTGITTQARTSYVSEEIQWGHRFVPIVTEEEGVYSVDYSKFGNTVKVATPRCSARELDEKPSILIQTLQKSELSHQNSLRKRNSMRRNNSMRKGAGSSGNLRRNNSGIATPKVQFFTPTEGGQTMNAVT is encoded by the exons atgttGGCCAGAAAAAGCATCATCCCGGAGGAGTTCGGTCTGCCGGGGCTCGTCTCCCGGATGCCCCGCAAGCCGGTGTTCAGGGACCGCGTGAACAAAGCGCGCTTCATCGCCAAGAACGGCTCGTGCAACTTGGCGCACAAGAACATCCGCGAGCAGGGCCGATTCCTGCAGGACGTGTTCACCACGCTGGTCGACCTGAAATGGCGCTTCACGCTGGTCATCTTCACCACGACGTTTGTCAGCAGTTGGCTGCTGTTCGCCATGAGCTGGTGGCTGGTGGCGTTTGCGCACGGAGACCTGGACCCGGAGCGGCAGAACGGGACCCACTGCGTCACCGATGTCAA GTCGTTCACCTCAgccttcctcttctccatcGAGGTTCAGGTGACCATCGGCTTCGGAGGACGGATGATAACAGAACAGTGTCCGACTGCCATCACTGTCCTCATCATGCAGAACATAGTGGGACTCATCATCAATGCTGTCATGCTGG GTTGCATCTTCATGAAGACGGCTCAGTCAAACCGGCGAGCAGAGACGCTGATCTTCAGCCGTCACGCCGTGATCGCCGTCAGAAACAACCGCCTGTGCTTCATGATCCGGATCGGAGATCTGAGGAAGAGCATGATCATAGGAGCCACTGTCAGGTTACAG GTGGTGAGGAAGACGACCACACCTGAGGGGGAGGTGATCCCCATCCATCAGATCGACGTACAGACGGAGAGTGCCGTGGCCAGCAACAGCCTGTTCCTCCTCGCCCCGCTCATCATCTGCCACGTCATCGACAAAAACAG CCCGCTGTACGACCTGTCGGCCATGGAGCTGCAGTGCAGCGACCTGGAGGTCATCGTCATCCTGGAGGGGGTCGTGGAGACAACCGGGATCACCACGCAGGCCCGGACCTCCTACGTCTCAGAGGAGATCCAGTGGGGTCACCGCTTCGTTCCCAtagtgacagaggaggagggcgtGTACTCTGTGGACTACTCCAAGTTCGGTAACACGGTGAAG GTGGCGACGCCGCGCTGCAGCGCCAGAGAACTGGACGAGAAGCCGTCCATCCTAATCCAGACTCTGCAGAAGAGCGAGCTGTCGCACCAGAACTCGCTGAGGAAGCGCAACTCCATGCGACGCAACAACTCCATGCGTAAAGGCGCAGGAAGCAGCGGAAACCTGCGCAGGAACAACTCGGGGATCGCCACGCCCAAAGTCCAGTTCTTCACCCCGACTGAGGGAGGCCAGACGATGAACGCCGTCACCTGA